TCCGTTTGGGGCGTATAGCATCCGCCGTACCAGTCGCAATCAGCGAATCGCTCGGCGGGAAAGTACTTCTGGAAGAGGGACGAATCGCCCGACTTGGTCATGTCATGATTGCCGACCGAAATTCCGTACGGCAGGATTCCGTGCAACTGGTCCATGCACTGCTGAGCGACTGTCCAATGCTCGTCGATATTCTTATCGACAATATCGCCCACGTGACTGGCGAAGACGATGTTCTGCTTTTCCTGGTTTTTGACAATCCAGCTAACGTGATCAGAAAATATCGGATTCGCTAGTTCGCCGTCTGCGGGATGATACGACTGCGTATCGGGGATGACCGCGATGGAGAATGATCCGGCGACCGGAGCGGGTAGGTGTTGGTTTTCGGCCAGCGCCGGCGTAGTAAAAATTCCCCACTGGCAGATCGAGCTCAGGGCCAGCATTAAAAACAAGAACTCTCTTCGCTCGAAAATTGTCAACGGTTCGTTTCTCTTCAGAGGTATGGTGTAGCCATAAAAAAACGGCGGGCGGTCTGAGGCAATCTCAGACTGCTCCACCGTGAGAAATTGTAACGAGTTATCGTCTTTTCTTCTTGGGGATTTCCACTTCTAAGTCGTAGGTGGAATTCTCGTGCGGGAACTCGTGCGTGGTGACGAACGTGCGAAATAACGGCTCGACGATGGTTTCTCCATCCACGTCCAATTCCGCTTTGGTTTGGAAACCCTCAACTTCGATCTTGTAGGCGCCTCCGACCAGACCTTTGCCGTACTGCGTCGAGTACTTGCCGTCTTTGACATAGGCGATGCACGCCGGGCCTTGATTGCCGGCGGACGCATCCGGAGCAAAAATGATCTCACCTTCGGGCAAGGGTTGCCCTTGAAAGGTGATGACGCCGGAGACTTGATATTTTCCTGGTCCGACATCGCCGGCGCCGCATCCGCAGATTGCGATCAGCGAGGACGCCAGCAATAGGAACGCCGTCAAGGAAGCCGCTTTTCGGGGGAAGAACTGATTCACTATTCTTCTCCTCCGATCGGCAGACCATCATTGCGGATGCCCAATTGGCGATAGATATCGAGATTGATCGTTTCGGCCGTGAAATCGACCGAAGCGTCAGCTAGCAACATGTTGCAGCCGCCGGGGTGAAAACTGCCAAATAGGCGAGAGTATCCCGTTCGCGAATCGGCGCCGGAAGCGGGGACCGTGCCGCCGGTCGGAATCCGCGAATTGATCGGCTCGTACGTGCCGGCCAGCGTCGCCGGATGCGGCATGGTCGAGCCTGTGCCGAGTCGAATCGACGAGGCCCAGCTCAAGTAAAACGTGGAAGTCGTGCCGGCGTCGGTCAAATGGTACTTCGTTTCGCCGACCAGAAACGTCTTGGTCGTTCCATCGGTAATATCGCGAAACCTGCTGTTCGAGTTGGCGAACATAATGCCGTTCACGAAGAAGACGTTCGAGTTGCCTCCGGAACAGTTGACGTTGCTCGAAGAGCCGCCCCCTTGGACGCCAAAATAGTTCAAGTTGTTCACGCCGTTTCCGGATGCGGGATCGGAAGGGCATTGGTACTTGGAGTTTTGTTCGTACCACAGCGGATAGTTCTGTGATGAGCTTGAAACTTGGCTGGTGAACGAAGCCGACAACGGCAGCTTGAAGTCGTATTGGTCGTGGCGCGAGCCTTCTTCCATAAACGGCAGAATCAAAACCGTCCAAGGCGCTCCTTGCGTGGCCGATCCACTGTTGCACCAGTCATCGCCCAATCCCTTGGTCACCTTTTCAGCGACGATGCCGCCTGGCGGGAAGCCCTTGTGCGTATCGTGATAGTTGTGCAGCGCCAGACCAATTTGTTTCATCTGGTTGACGCACTGAATTCGCCGCGCCGCTTCGCGTGCTTGTTGAACCGCCGGCAGCAACAACGCGATCAAGACGCCAATGATCGCAATCACCACCAACAATTCGACCAGGGTAAATCCCCGGCTTCGTTTCATCATCAATTGCATCGTTTTTCCTCTGTCCACTCAAGCCAAATTCCACCGCAATGCGTTGGTGATAATGCAGGCTGCATCCCACTGTCGCACGCACAATTTGCATAAGTCTAATCGTGGAAGTGAAGGAAACGTGAATGTGAGATGAGGATCGCAAATGCTCGATAAGTTCTAAACAATCGAGCGAGAATTCGAGACAAAAACATCGCGAAAACAATTTGAGATAGATTGCTTTCCTAAATAAGTTCCATGGCTTTTGGGGTGATCGCAATGTGCAAGAGAGGGGGTGAAGGCGCGTGATATCAAAGGGAATGTCAGCTGAAATCAAACGGCGCCCGCTTTTTACAAAGAACGCCGCAGGGAACCGTTGCGGCGTTCTTTCTTTGGGCAAAGTTAATCGCTTTATCGAGATGGTGAGCGACGCGGCGCATCTCGTCGGTTGCGATCTTTTTCGAGACTGTCGATCAAGTCATCCAAGGGATCCAACAAGGCGCCGTCTGCGAACGCGTCGTCGTGCAGATCGGGGTGACGCGGGCGTCCGTCTTGTGGGGGCTGCGGACAATCATGATCCTGGTTGGGTTTTGTCGTTTTACCGAAATCGACGTTATGAATCACTTGGCCGCCGACCGAGATCAACACGTCTTGCGTCTTGGCGATCGGACCTTGCGGCGTTCTCAGCAGCACCTGAATTTGATAGTCGCCGGTCTCCTGAAAATCGGTGAACCGATAGTCGCCGCGCGCGTTGGTGATCGTTTCGGCGACCACTTCTCCTTCGTCGTTGAGCAATTGCACAGTGACGCCGGCTTGGCCTTGCGGACGATCATTGACGCGATCCTGCTGATCACCATCGGCGAAGACCGTACCGGAGACCGATGCGGACATGAAAAAGACGTTCTCTTGCAGATTGGTGACGGTCGTATTTCGCTGAATGATATCGGACAGCGTGGTGTTCTCAATTCGATCGATATCCTGGGGAGAGAAAATGTTTTCGTAGTAGAACCGATCGCCGTCGCGCAGACGTGTGAATTGATCGACGATGATCGCTTGATTCAACTCTCCCAGACTGCTCCCCTCGACATGATCTTCAGCCAGCGCACCGACCCACAGATCGATGTTGTCGACCGTTCCATACAGATCTTCCAGCGCCTGCTGCCGTTCGACGTCTGAGGTAATCTCGGCGAAACTGGTGACCCGCGGCAATCCATACGCTTCCCGCACCGAGTTATAGTCGGCCAATCCATGGTCGCGACCGCGCTGGATGTTGAGCGTCGCCAAGTCTAATCCGCCTTGGCCGGGGGCGCCAAACAAAAAGTTGCGGACGCTGTCAACAATTTGATTGTCAAGTTCCTGCGACTGCGATGATGCGGCGTACTTGAGCAGCGAATCGATTCCATGTTCCTTCACAAGACTCGGATTAAAGAAGGCTTCGGCCAAGGTTACTTCTTCGGCTACCGCACGTCCGTCGTTGCCAAAAAACTCGATGTCATCGTTCAGCAAACTATGTCCCAGCCGATAGGCGGCGGTGGCGAATTCGTTGGTGATGTTGGGATTGACGGTCGGGTCATAGCCGGCGTAGTCAGAAATCGCTCCTTCTCCCAGCAGCGCCGGCAAGAATTCGTTGAATGTGATCGACTGAATCTCGGCGATGACGATGGCCCGCGCTTGCTGATAGATTTCTTCGTCGCTGAGCGAAGGATCTTGAGCGGCGATCTGGTCAGCCCACTGATTATGCTCGCGTACGAACAAAGTTTGCAGCGAAGTGAGTTCAATGTTCTCACTGGCGCGGATGTCGCCGGCGTAGAAGTTTCCTTCTTCGTCGGTGGGAAGCAAATCCCCATCGCTGGTCTTCAGCTTTCCTCCTTCAAAGGTGCGTAGACCATCGGCGATCTCTTGGCTCGATCCGTAGACTTGCGAGCCGTCGACAAACGCGGTGATCGAGTTGAACTGCTCGCGCGGGTTGTCGACGCTATCGCCGGTCGTCGGATCAAACAGGGAGCGGAAAAACGGAATCACGTCGTCACCGCTGGAGTCTGGATCGAAGTAGGGATCACCGGTCGGAACGGCGACGTTGGCCGCTTCAGTATCGCCCGACTCAGTCAGGTCGATGTCGTGATCCAGGAATTGTCCCCAGACGTAAATGAACGCCGAGAGTTGTCGCTCGTTGCCTGTTGCGTCCGGGTCTTGGGCGGCGATTGCGTTGCTGATTTCGCGAGCGCTAGGGCGATCCGCGTCGGCAATCTCCGAGATTCCATCGGCATAGTCGGCTTCGGCGGCGCGCAAAAATTGCTCGCCGGTGCTGCCGAGGTCGGGATTTTCCAGGTTGTTTCCGCTCCCGTCGATCGAGCGGATTTCGTCGGTGGTTGGGGTCGGAATCGACTGCGGAGGATGCATCATCGCATCGTCGATTGGGGCCATCGACAGCACATCGACAGCGAAGAGTTGGCGCAGTTCCAGGGTTTCCAGCGACGCTCGGCGCGCACCGCGAGACAGTTTGCTTCTCATGGGGTTTTTCCTTCTCAGTTCCGGAGTTCCGCCTTGCCCTACTGTTTAAAGCGTAGATGAAACCTGCGAAGGAGTCTGCGATTTTGCAGGGGAAAATTCGAAATATTGGGGTGTGAGAATGGGAAGAGAAAGAAGAGAACTCGGCAGGGCCACGGATGAAGAACGGAAGAACACGGGAAGAATCAAAGAGAAAATGTTGGACAAGAAGCCGCCCGAATCAGATATCCAGCTCATCCACCGCATCCATCAAATCATCCAACTCATCCCGCTCTTCCGTCGGTTTGTCGGCTTGGCGTTTGGGGATGCCGACCGATGCGCCGACGGCGTCGCGGCCGGCCATCAATAACTGTTCGTCTCGTTCGCGGACGGCGGTATCGACGGCGTTGGGATCTTCGGCCGGTTTGCCAAAGAGTTGCGAGAGGTCGATCTTCAATCCCCCTTCGGCGACGATATCACTGCCGGCGATGGTCGGCGTTTTGTGTTGCGGGAAGATGATCGCGTTCTCGGGGCAAACGCGACTGCACGCAGGGCAACCTTTGCGGCAGTTGTCGGGCTGCTCAACCAGGATTGTATCGATGCCGTCGACGCCGTAAACGCCGAACAGACAGAAGTCGATGCACTCCATGCAGTTGGTGCAGCGGCTGTAGTCGATCACGGGATACCAGCGGCGGCCGCCGGTCTCTTCGATCCGGATCGGCTCGATCGGCGCTTCGTGATTTGCGCCAACGTAGGTGTCGTTGGTCGGATGATCGTGCCGCAGTTGTTGCAGCGGCGTCACGCCGAACATTTCACCGTTACTATTACCGTTGCCGTTCGCTGGGGGAGGATCGAGCGTCAGGCCGCCTAACTGCATCACTTGCGGCGTTTGCTCGGCGGCGATGCGTTGGATCTCTTCGACGTACTCGTCCACTTTATTCGAGACGCGCAGGTCCAAGCAGTAGATGTAGCGGTTGGAAGGGGGACGCGAATCGGCGACGCGCTGCTTTTCGGCTTTCTCTTCTTCATCTTCCAGTTCGTCGAGCTCATCCTCGTCGACTTCGTAGGTGAGCAGCGACGTACCGATCTTGCCGTGGATACCGTTGCGATCGAGCGTCCAACGCGCGGCCCGCTCGAACATCCACGAGATGATCACCATGTTGCCGGAGATCCCCTCAAGACAGAGCATCCCCGGGCCGTCTGGTTTCAGATCGTACAGATGAGGAACGATCGTCACTTCGATACCGGGCTCAAACAGCAATCGGGCGACGATTTCCTCTTCGAGGTTCCGTTTGGCCGGATTCTGGCTTTGTCCTTGACTGAGGACGACGGTCAGTTTTTTCGCCATGGGGTTACTCGTTGAGTTGGCCTTTGATCGTGCGCTGGGTAATTTCCCACACCCCCGCGAGGTGCGTCAGATATTCTTCCGGCGACATTAATTCGTCACCGGGGCCGTCGATTTCGTACAGCCACCCAGCTCCATACATATCCAGGTTAATCTGCGAAGGGTCGCTTAGCAGCGCCGGGTTCAGCGTTGTCAGCTGACCGGCCAGCGGAGCGTACAAATCGCTTTCCGCTTTGCTGCTCTCGATGAAGCCAATTTCCTGACCTTGCCGCAAGTTGGTAGGCGCGTCGACGCTCCACTCCAAAAAATAAACGTCTTGCAACAACCGGACCGCGTAGGCGGTAAAGCCGAAGCGGTAACCTTGCTGGCCGTGACTGATTTGAACGCGGCTGGCCCAAGTATGGTTTTTGGCGTACTGGCGATCGGTCGGAAACGTGGCCTCGAACTTGCCCATCATGAAGACAAGAGAGTCGTCGCTCATGTATAGCGAACTCCCTGGTGTTGCTCTTCAAAGAACGGGGGCAACAGGCCGTCGGCCCGCAGCAGTCCGTCGCGCGTCAGTTCGATCCGATTGCCGTCGATGGTCGCCATGTCGGTTTCGACATATTCATTCCAGATCGGCTGCCATTTCTCGACGATGTTGACGCCAAATTTGGTTTGGAAGTAATCGACGTCCAAGTAACCTCGCTTTAACAGCAAGATCGTTTCGCGAATCAGCATTTGCTCGGGCGTCGGCCGATAGGCGCGCTTTAGCGGCAGTTGCTTTTTCTCGAGCAGATCGCCGGTGTAGTCGGCCCACTCGGTTTTGTTCTGGTAGTGAACGCCAGAGATGTGCCCAAAGCTGGCGACTCCCGTCGCTAACAGATCGGCGCCGCCGAACAAGTTGTCGCGGTAGCTGAAGCTGATCTTGGTCGGGTCTTTGATCATCGTGTAGGCGCTCGACTGCGAGTAGCCGGCTTTAGCCAACTCATCAAAGGCGTAGCTGACCCAGGCTCGCTTGGTCGGCCAATCGGCGACCGGCGTTTCGATCTTGTTCCCCAAGATGTCTTTGGAATAGACCGTGTTGAACGGCAGTTCCATCTGATAGATGGTGACGCACTCGGGCGACAGCTCCAACGTTTTCACCAGATTGTCTCGCCAAGTGTCCCATGTCTCGCCAACCATTCCAGCGATCAAGTCAATATTGACGTTGGGGAACTGCGCCTGCTCGATCCATTCCCAAGCTTTGTAAACCTCTTTCGAGAGATGCGCGCGGCCGTTCTCTTCCAGGATCTTGTCGGAGAAGCTCTCGATCCCCAGACTCAACCGGGTGACGCCCATGTCGCGGAGCGTCTTGACCTTGGTCTCGCTTAGCGTGCCAGGCTCGCACTCAAAGGTGACTTCTTCGGCCTGGTCCCAACTGATGCTCTTGCGCAGGCGATCTTCCAGCCGTTGCAGTTGCTTCGGGCTGAGGAACGAAGGCGTACCGCCGCCAAAGTAGACGAAGCGGAACGGTCGTCCCCCCATCGCCGCTTGTTTGCTGACCAGCTCAATCTCATCGACCAGGGCCGAGACGTAGGTCTCGACTTCAGAACCATTCTTGTCGGTGTAAACGCGGAAATAGCAGAACTTGCAGCGTTTGCGGCAGAACGGGACGTGCAGATACAGACCCAACGGCACGCCAGGTCGCGGCTCGCTGGCCAGCGCCTGTTGCAGATCGGGAATGTAGTCCTCGCTCCACTGCGAAAAGGGAGGATAGTTCGAGATGAAGTAGCTGCCGACCTCGGTTTTGACTGAATCGGTGGCCATGAAGCTCCTGCGGGTTAATCGTGCAAACTTGCCGCACTGTTATTTTGATTTCTTACCAAAGCAATAGACGTTGCCGTCATCGCTGGCGATCAGCAACTTGCCGTCACTGATCGCGGGTCCGCCGGTGAAACTACCGCCGGCTTCATAGCTCCATGCTTCGGAGCCGTCGCTGATTTTCAAGCCGTAAACTTTGCCGTCGGACGAACCAAAATAAACCTTGTCGCCGGCGATAACCGGCGAACTGTCGATCCGTCCACGGGTCGGAAACGACCAAAGCTGCTTGCCGTTGGTCATATTGACGGCGGCGACACGTTTGTTGCGTCCGCCGATGATCGCCAATTTGTCGGTGACTGCGGCGCTGGCGCGAAACGCCTGACGTCCGCGATCATCTTCATGGGTCCAACGGACCACCGCTTTTTTCCAGTCGATGCCGTAGAGCGTTCCCCCTTCGGTCCCAAAGACGACCAGGTCGCCGTGAACGGCCGGAGTGCTGCCGGTCGGTGCGTCAATCGGCACGCTCGCAGCGCTCGTCCCTTTGTCGAGATCGATGATGTGCAGCTTGGCGTCGCAACCGGCGACAAAGCCGCGATTTTCGACGATGGTCGGCATGCAGCGAATTTGATCGGCGATTTCGTACTTCCAAACCAGTTGGCCATCGGCCGCGGTCAGGCAATAGAGAGTCGCGTCTTGCGAGCCGATCAGCAATTTGTCTTGATAAAAGTTAACGCTGCCGTTGATCTCGGCGCCCGTTTCATAGGTCCACAAAACGTCGCCGGTTTTGGCGCTTAAGCAATGAAGCAGACCGTCCATGTCTCCCAGATAAACTTTGCCGTCGCGATAGGCGGGCGAACCATAAAAGCCGGTGTCGATCGATTTTTTCCAGATCTCTTTGCCGTCGGCAAGATTCAATGCGTAGATCGCACCGTCCAGATCGCCGATATAAACAACGTTGTCGACAACGGCCGGGGTCCCTTCAAACGCGCCTTTTTCGACCGCGTACTTCCAGAGCAACTCTAGATCGGCTGGCAACGATTCGGCGGCAACTCCGCTGGCAACCGGATCGGCCCGAAAAAGGGGCCAATCGGCCTGGAGCGGCGCACACCAAAACGCGATGATCAGCGCAGACAAAATGCGAGACATGGCGTAGAAGGCTCCAGCGGCGGGAAAAGGAATGCGGCGACTCTCTATTCTACCAAAAGCAGGCGCCATTGGCACACGCTTGCTCTCCGAGAGCAGTTTGTAACGATAAGGCTATCAACCGACCTGGCTGATTTTTGGTGAATTTCCCAACATTCCAGCAAATCTGACCTATTAGCGACGAACTACCCCCGCGGTGTGGCGTAAATTGGCGTAATTCAGGAGTTTTCTCCGCCGCACTGATGCGGCTTTTACTATGAAGCGATTTCCCCTTCCCAACTCGTTCTGGATTATTGTCACGCTGGTGATTATCGGCGGGGGGCTGATCTATTTGCCGTCGATGGTCGCGTCGTACTATCGCGAAGCTGCCGAATTGGGGGGCATGGCCCAGGTCGCCTATCTGGTCAGCGTCATCGGTGGAGCCCTGCTGATTATCGGAGCGGCCAGTTGGGTTCTGTATCGTCTGGTTCGGGCCAAACGGCTGAAGACGCAGCGCAAAGAACGTCGTCAGCGCAACCCGAGCCAACTTTCGGCCGACGAGCGGCGAAACGAATTGACCGAAAATCTCGCGTCAATCGATGACTTTCAAACCGAAGCAGGGGACGACGATCTGGCCGAACAACTGGCCCCCTTGCGCGAAAAGCTCGAAATCAAGCTCGATCATCAGCGGTTGGAGATCGTCGCTTTCGGCACGATCAGCAGCGGCAAGTCGTCGCTGCTCAACGCGCTGGCCGGACGCAACGCGTTCGCCAGTGAGATCGCCGGCGGCACGACGGTCACACGCAACGAAATCCCTTGGGTAGGCGACAATCAGGTGATCCTGGTCGACACGCCGGGGCTGGGAGAAGTTGACGGCGAGACGCGGCAGACGATCGCCGCCGAGTCGGCCAAAACGGCCGATATCATCTTATTGGTGGTCGACGGTCCGCTGCGTGATTCCGAGTTCCGCTTGCTCGAACTACTGGGCCAAATGGAAAAGCGGGTGATTATCTGCTTCAACAAAGAAGACCTCTATAACGACGCCGACCGCGCGAAGCTGTTGCAGCAGATCTCAAAACAGGCCGAAGATTTTGTTCGCCGCGAAGATATCGTCTCGGTTCGTGCTCGAGCGACCACGCGTCGTCGCATCCGGATCGCCGCTGACGGCAGCGAGATCGAAGAAGAGGTGACCGTGCCGGTGGCGATAGAGCCGCTGGCCAACCGGATGATGCAGGTCGTCAAAAAGGATGGCAGCGATTTGTTGCTGGCCAACTTGCTGCTGCAATCTCGCGGGCTGGTCGATCAAGCTCGCTTGAAAGTAGAGCAAGCGCTCGATCGCCGCGCCAATCAGATCGTCACAAAATATATGTGGGGAGTCGGCGGCGCTTCGGCCGCACTCAGCCCGATGCCGTTTGTCGATATCGCGGCAGGAATTGCGATTTCGACCAAAATGGTGGTCGACTTGGCGAAAGTTTATAAACAGGATGTCGATATCGACGTCGCGGTTCAACTGATGGGACAGTTGGGAAAGAACCTGCTTGGCATTTTGGGGGTGAACATCGCCGTGCCGGCGGTCGCCTCGCTGCTGAAGACGGTCCCCGGAGCTGGATATTTGGCGGGAGCCGCACTGCATTTGGTGGTGATGGCGCTGGTGACCCGCTGGATCGGCAACGTCTTTATGGAATACTTCAAACACGAGATGCGCGAGCCGGAAGGGGGACTTGCCGGTCTGGCCGAGCGCGAATGGCGCCGCGTGACGCAACTCAGCTACCTTCGCCAATTGGTGCAACAGGCCCGCAATCAATATGTCGACTGACAGTTCGCCCGAAACGACCGATCCGCCGCCGCACGTCGACGACGAGCGTTACCAACATGCGCTCGATTCGGTGCGTAGCACGCTCGATCGCTTTCGCGGTTGCTCGGATCAAGAGAAAGACTTGCTCCGTCGCGATCTGCGGCAGATGCAAGAGATGGAATCCAAACTGACCAGCGGTCGCGTCGAGATCGTCGTCTTTGGCGAAATCAGCACCGGCAAGTCGGCCCTGATCAACGCGATGGTCGGTCAGGCGGTCACCGAAGTCGATGTCCAAGGAGGTTGGACCCGCGAGATCTGGCACGTCGCGTGGGATGGTTGCGGCTATCGCATTCCGGGACTCGGCAGCAGCGAAGTGGTGCTGATCGATACCCCAGGCATCAACGAAGTCGGCGGCGCTCATCGCGGCGAGATGGCGCAAGACGCCGCGCGGCGCAGCGACATGCTGCTGTTTGTGACCGACTCGGACTTGAACGAGACCGAATACTCGGCGCTGGTTAGTCTCGCGGCCGTCAACAAACCGATCATCTTGGTGCTGAACAAGGTCGATCTCTATTCGCCCGATCAGCGGAAACGCCTGCACGAAGTTCTAGCGCAACGTTTGGACGGCGTGATCCAGCCCGAGAATATTGTCGAAACGTCGGCCGATCCGCGCGACGTCGAATACATCGTGGAAGCGGCCAACGGCACGACGACCAGTCAATGGCGCAAGCCGAAGCCGAACATCGAAGCGCTGCAGCTAAAGATGCTGGAAGTGCTGGAGCAAGATGGCCTGGCGCTGTTAGCGCTGAACGCGGCGATGTACTCGGCTGACAAGTCCGACCGGATCGCATCGCTGAAACTGAAGATTCGCAACGACCGAGCCAATCAGCATATCTGGGGCTATGCCGTGGTGAAAGCGACAACCGTTGCGTTCAATCCGGCGCCAATCGCCGACGTGATCGGCGGCGGCGCGGTCGATGTGGCGATGGTCTGGCACCTGGCCCACATCTACGGCATTGAAATGACCTGGGCCAACGCCGAGAAGTTGGTCAAGTCGATCTTTCAAGCCGCCGGCTGGGTGACGCTGGGAGAACTGACGACCCACGCGATCATGTGGAGCCTGAAAGCGGTGACGCTCGGTTGGGGGTCGGTCCTTACGGTCTTGCCGCAAGGCGCTGCGGCCGGCTATGGATCGTACATCGTTGGCCAGTCAGCGAAGTACTACTTCGAGCATGGCGCATCGTGGGGAAGTGAAGGACCGAAGTCGGTGGTGCAAAAGATTTTGGACAAGACCGACCGCAAGTCGGTGATTCAAAATCTGCGGGATGAGATTTTGAAGAAGCTGCGGATTAACCAGCACGCGAATCCGGCCAACTAGCAGGACGAAAAAAGGGTCCGCGAAATAAAGAGGGTCAGGTCCCAATTTCGCCGCGAAATTGGGACCTGACCCTCTTTATTTCTTCCCCTTTTATTTCTGCGCCAAGTTCAAGAAACAAAAAAGCCGATCGAACCATTAGGTTCGATCGGCTTGCTCTTTAGCATTCGCGTTAGACGCTGATCGTCGGCGTTGATTTGTCGCCGCCGTGTTGTTGTTCCAACTGGAACTTGCTCAGCGTCGTTCGTAGACCATCGGCGCGCTCGTGGAGCGAAACGCCGGCGGTCTTCGTCTTTTCGGCGTGCGTCGTCGATTCTTTGGCCGAATCGTTGACGCCGGTGATGTTTCGCGAGATCTCTTGGCTGGCCTGGGCCGACTCTTGGATCCCGGTCGAAACGGTTTGGGCGGCACAGGCGGCCTGAGCGATGTTCTTCGCGATTTCTTTGGTGGCGATTCCTTGCTCTTCGACGCTTGAAGCGATCGTCCGCGAAACTTCGTTCACATCGTTGATCTCGCTGGTGATTTTGCCGATCGAGTCGACCGCTTCAAACGACGTTTGCTGGATTGCTTCGATCCGTTTGCGAATGTCGTCGGTCGCCGAGGCGGTTTGCCGCGCCAACTCTTTCACTTCGGTCGCGACCACGGCGAAACCTTTGCCAGCTTCACCGGCCCGGGCCGCTTCGATCGTGGCGTTGAGCGCCAACAAGTTGGTCTGCTCGGCGATATCTTGAATCACCTGCATGACGCTGCCGATCTCGGCCGCCGCGGCGCCCAACGCTTCGATCCGCTCATTGCTGGCCGCCGAAAGGTTGG
The nucleotide sequence above comes from Blastopirellula sp. J2-11. Encoded proteins:
- a CDS encoding DUF1559 domain-containing protein, which codes for MMKRSRGFTLVELLVVIAIIGVLIALLLPAVQQAREAARRIQCVNQMKQIGLALHNYHDTHKGFPPGGIVAEKVTKGLGDDWCNSGSATQGAPWTVLILPFMEEGSRHDQYDFKLPLSASFTSQVSSSSQNYPLWYEQNSKYQCPSDPASGNGVNNLNYFGVQGGGSSSNVNCSGGNSNVFFVNGIMFANSNSRFRDITDGTTKTFLVGETKYHLTDAGTTSTFYLSWASSIRLGTGSTMPHPATLAGTYEPINSRIPTGGTVPASGADSRTGYSRLFGSFHPGGCNMLLADASVDFTAETINLDIYRQLGIRNDGLPIGGEE
- a CDS encoding peroxidase family protein translates to MAPIDDAMMHPPQSIPTPTTDEIRSIDGSGNNLENPDLGSTGEQFLRAAEADYADGISEIADADRPSAREISNAIAAQDPDATGNERQLSAFIYVWGQFLDHDIDLTESGDTEAANVAVPTGDPYFDPDSSGDDVIPFFRSLFDPTTGDSVDNPREQFNSITAFVDGSQVYGSSQEIADGLRTFEGGKLKTSDGDLLPTDEEGNFYAGDIRASENIELTSLQTLFVREHNQWADQIAAQDPSLSDEEIYQQARAIVIAEIQSITFNEFLPALLGEGAISDYAGYDPTVNPNITNEFATAAYRLGHSLLNDDIEFFGNDGRAVAEEVTLAEAFFNPSLVKEHGIDSLLKYAASSQSQELDNQIVDSVRNFLFGAPGQGGLDLATLNIQRGRDHGLADYNSVREAYGLPRVTSFAEITSDVERQQALEDLYGTVDNIDLWVGALAEDHVEGSSLGELNQAIIVDQFTRLRDGDRFYYENIFSPQDIDRIENTTLSDIIQRNTTVTNLQENVFFMSASVSGTVFADGDQQDRVNDRPQGQAGVTVQLLNDEGEVVAETITNARGDYRFTDFQETGDYQIQVLLRTPQGPIAKTQDVLISVGGQVIHNVDFGKTTKPNQDHDCPQPPQDGRPRHPDLHDDAFADGALLDPLDDLIDSLEKDRNRRDAPRRSPSR
- a CDS encoding ATP-binding protein, which codes for MAKKLTVVLSQGQSQNPAKRNLEEEIVARLLFEPGIEVTIVPHLYDLKPDGPGMLCLEGISGNMVIISWMFERAARWTLDRNGIHGKIGTSLLTYEVDEDELDELEDEEEKAEKQRVADSRPPSNRYIYCLDLRVSNKVDEYVEEIQRIAAEQTPQVMQLGGLTLDPPPANGNGNSNGEMFGVTPLQQLRHDHPTNDTYVGANHEAPIEPIRIEETGGRRWYPVIDYSRCTNCMECIDFCLFGVYGVDGIDTILVEQPDNCRKGCPACSRVCPENAIIFPQHKTPTIAGSDIVAEGGLKIDLSQLFGKPAEDPNAVDTAVRERDEQLLMAGRDAVGASVGIPKRQADKPTEERDELDDLMDAVDELDI
- a CDS encoding glycine cleavage system protein H; this encodes MSDDSLVFMMGKFEATFPTDRQYAKNHTWASRVQISHGQQGYRFGFTAYAVRLLQDVYFLEWSVDAPTNLRQGQEIGFIESSKAESDLYAPLAGQLTTLNPALLSDPSQINLDMYGAGWLYEIDGPGDELMSPEEYLTHLAGVWEITQRTIKGQLNE
- a CDS encoding coproporphyrinogen-III oxidase family protein, translated to MATDSVKTEVGSYFISNYPPFSQWSEDYIPDLQQALASEPRPGVPLGLYLHVPFCRKRCKFCYFRVYTDKNGSEVETYVSALVDEIELVSKQAAMGGRPFRFVYFGGGTPSFLSPKQLQRLEDRLRKSISWDQAEEVTFECEPGTLSETKVKTLRDMGVTRLSLGIESFSDKILEENGRAHLSKEVYKAWEWIEQAQFPNVNIDLIAGMVGETWDTWRDNLVKTLELSPECVTIYQMELPFNTVYSKDILGNKIETPVADWPTKRAWVSYAFDELAKAGYSQSSAYTMIKDPTKISFSYRDNLFGGADLLATGVASFGHISGVHYQNKTEWADYTGDLLEKKQLPLKRAYRPTPEQMLIRETILLLKRGYLDVDYFQTKFGVNIVEKWQPIWNEYVETDMATIDGNRIELTRDGLLRADGLLPPFFEEQHQGVRYT
- a CDS encoding PQQ-binding-like beta-propeller repeat protein — its product is MSRILSALIIAFWCAPLQADWPLFRADPVASGVAAESLPADLELLWKYAVEKGAFEGTPAVVDNVVYIGDLDGAIYALNLADGKEIWKKSIDTGFYGSPAYRDGKVYLGDMDGLLHCLSAKTGDVLWTYETGAEINGSVNFYQDKLLIGSQDATLYCLTAADGQLVWKYEIADQIRCMPTIVENRGFVAGCDAKLHIIDLDKGTSAASVPIDAPTGSTPAVHGDLVVFGTEGGTLYGIDWKKAVVRWTHEDDRGRQAFRASAAVTDKLAIIGGRNKRVAAVNMTNGKQLWSFPTRGRIDSSPVIAGDKVYFGSSDGKVYGLKISDGSEAWSYEAGGSFTGGPAISDGKLLIASDDGNVYCFGKKSK
- a CDS encoding YcjF family protein gives rise to the protein MKRFPLPNSFWIIVTLVIIGGGLIYLPSMVASYYREAAELGGMAQVAYLVSVIGGALLIIGAASWVLYRLVRAKRLKTQRKERRQRNPSQLSADERRNELTENLASIDDFQTEAGDDDLAEQLAPLREKLEIKLDHQRLEIVAFGTISSGKSSLLNALAGRNAFASEIAGGTTVTRNEIPWVGDNQVILVDTPGLGEVDGETRQTIAAESAKTADIILLVVDGPLRDSEFRLLELLGQMEKRVIICFNKEDLYNDADRAKLLQQISKQAEDFVRREDIVSVRARATTRRRIRIAADGSEIEEEVTVPVAIEPLANRMMQVVKKDGSDLLLANLLLQSRGLVDQARLKVEQALDRRANQIVTKYMWGVGGASAALSPMPFVDIAAGIAISTKMVVDLAKVYKQDVDIDVAVQLMGQLGKNLLGILGVNIAVPAVASLLKTVPGAGYLAGAALHLVVMALVTRWIGNVFMEYFKHEMREPEGGLAGLAEREWRRVTQLSYLRQLVQQARNQYVD